One genomic window of Staphylococcus hsinchuensis includes the following:
- a CDS encoding two-component system regulatory protein YycI, with product MNWKKTKTLLIFVFILVNIMLVFTYIDKVKKSNINDIGKENAVNFHQEGIEIPDKLPSVKNVKMQLVTARSFDFTNFAKSHSDVTRTKSGEAAKGNLSDEIDVGNDQYSDLKSYIQKNVYKGDDYELSKIDDNEVTFEQTYNNYPIMDNVKARLKFKVDSDGKTSSYTQTAMKSIKPSNGANNDKKQVNSAKKAIEQLYFNRYLKRNDEVRNARLGYYTVVEEPNVQVLQANWEIKVNHKGKITTYYVEAASNNPKINKKD from the coding sequence ATGAACTGGAAAAAGACGAAAACGTTATTAATCTTTGTATTTATTCTAGTGAACATCATGTTGGTCTTTACTTACATCGATAAAGTTAAAAAATCTAACATCAACGATATCGGTAAAGAAAATGCTGTAAACTTCCATCAAGAAGGCATTGAAATTCCTGATAAACTACCCAGCGTTAAAAACGTAAAAATGCAATTAGTCACTGCACGTTCATTTGATTTCACAAATTTTGCCAAATCTCATTCAGATGTTACACGTACAAAATCAGGAGAAGCAGCCAAAGGTAATCTTAGCGATGAGATTGATGTAGGAAATGATCAATACAGCGATTTAAAATCATACATCCAAAAGAATGTCTACAAAGGCGATGATTATGAACTCAGTAAGATTGACGATAATGAAGTCACTTTCGAACAAACTTATAATAATTATCCGATTATGGACAATGTCAAAGCACGTTTAAAGTTTAAGGTAGATAGCGATGGAAAGACTTCAAGTTATACTCAAACAGCGATGAAGTCTATCAAACCATCAAATGGTGCGAACAATGATAAAAAACAAGTAAACAGCGCTAAAAAAGCTATCGAACAATTATACTTTAACCGCTACTTGAAGCGGAATGATGAAGTCAGAAATGCGCGTCTTGGCTATTATACAGTAGTCGAAGAACCTAACGTACAAGTGCTTCAAGCCAATTGGGAAATCAAAGTCAATCATAAAGGTAAGATTACGACATATTACGTCGAAGCGGCATCAAATAACCCTAAGATTAATAAGAAAGATTAA
- a CDS encoding YycH family regulatory protein, which produces MRSKDFIKSIILLLLVLMSIILTYKTWNFSPNLTTDIKSENDSDKETKARHIGNPKDHATNQVITPYQIVHSNKDETKGLIATHDNIDAIIKPLRNKTVLKSDQMHSNHNLIIPDLSNDFLVLDFSYDMPLSTYLGRVLNIKAKVPKNFKFNRLLIDNYNNGKIKLYAISEDRHDVVRMKTNIKDQQINNKLKEKHKEMQPYTEIITNKDSVDKATHIFAPSKLKNLKTYHTIYKNIGVESMNSILFDDSVVVRSSNSGNTTYNNNTGVANYNDNNQKYRYTNLKENQDRIKNMKTTIPSTVDFINKHGGFTDDFRLFSTDNKKGNLTYQMFIKGRPTFSNDNLNSIDISWSERGLFSYARTLIKANVTIDSGADDVNLPGAEKVRSELANNHDIDFEKVTDMTIGYKMESQLDSDNETQSNSEFKPEWYVEYDGKWRAYNDGRLE; this is translated from the coding sequence ATGCGGAGTAAAGATTTTATTAAGTCAATCATCCTATTGCTATTAGTATTGATGAGTATCATATTGACGTATAAGACTTGGAACTTTTCACCGAATTTAACTACAGATATTAAAAGTGAAAACGATAGTGATAAAGAAACCAAAGCACGACACATTGGTAACCCTAAAGACCATGCAACAAATCAAGTCATCACTCCATATCAGATCGTTCATTCAAATAAGGACGAAACGAAAGGTTTAATTGCTACGCATGATAATATCGATGCAATCATTAAACCATTAAGAAATAAAACAGTACTTAAATCAGATCAAATGCATAGTAACCATAACCTCATTATTCCTGATTTAAGTAATGACTTTTTGGTACTTGATTTTTCATATGATATGCCATTATCAACATATTTAGGTAGGGTATTGAATATCAAAGCGAAAGTACCTAAAAACTTTAAATTTAATCGACTCTTAATTGATAATTACAACAACGGTAAAATAAAATTATACGCAATTAGTGAAGACCGACATGACGTCGTACGTATGAAAACAAACATCAAAGACCAACAAATTAATAACAAATTAAAAGAAAAGCATAAAGAAATGCAACCTTATACTGAAATCATCACAAATAAAGATTCAGTAGACAAAGCGACGCATATTTTTGCACCAAGCAAACTTAAAAACTTAAAAACATATCACACGATTTATAAAAATATTGGTGTTGAAAGTATGAATTCGATCCTCTTTGACGATTCTGTCGTTGTAAGAAGTTCCAACAGTGGTAACACAACTTACAACAATAATACAGGTGTTGCAAATTATAATGATAATAACCAGAAATATCGTTATACTAATTTAAAAGAGAATCAAGATCGAATAAAAAATATGAAGACGACCATCCCGAGTACAGTAGACTTTATTAATAAACATGGTGGATTTACTGATGATTTCCGTCTTTTCTCAACTGACAACAAAAAAGGTAATCTTACTTATCAAATGTTTATTAAAGGGCGACCAACATTTAGTAATGATAATTTGAATAGTATTGATATTTCATGGAGTGAAAGAGGCCTATTCAGTTACGCTCGTACACTCATCAAAGCGAACGTCACTATCGATAGTGGTGCCGATGACGTGAACTTACCAGGCGCTGAAAAAGTGCGTTCCGAATTAGCAAATAACCATGATATTGACTTTGAAAAGGTAACAGACATGACGATTGGTTATAAGATGGAAAGTCAATTAGATAGTGATAATGAAACGCAGAGTAACAGTGAGTTTAAACCAGAATGGTATGTCGAATATGATGGTAAATGGCGAGCATACAATGATGGGAGGCTAGAATAA
- the dnaB gene encoding replicative DNA helicase, with protein MDGMYEQNQMPHNNEAEQSVLGAIILDPELINSTQEVLLPESFYRGAHQHIFRSMMNLNEDNKDIDVVTIMDQLSQEGRLNEAGGPQYLAELANNVPTTRNVQFYTDIVVKHAIKRKVIQAADSIANDGYNDELDLDTILNDAERRILELSSSRESDGFKDIRDVLGDVYENAELLDQNSGQTPGIPTGYRDLDQMTAGFNRNDLIILAARPSVGKTAFALNIAQKVATHEDQFTVGIFSLEMGADQLATRMICSSGNVDSNRLRTGMMTEEDWNRFTIAVGKLSRTKIFIDDTPGIRITDIRSKCRRLKQEHGLDMIVIDYLQLIAGSGSRFSDNRQQEVSEISRTLKAIAREIECPVIALSQLSRGVEQRQDKRPMMSDIRESGSIEQDADIVAFLYRDDYYNRGEEDEDDDDTNFEPQTNDENGDIEIIIAKQRNGPTGTVKLHFMKQYNKFTDIDYAHADM; from the coding sequence ATGGATGGAATGTATGAACAAAACCAAATGCCTCATAATAACGAGGCAGAACAATCTGTCTTAGGTGCCATTATTTTAGATCCAGAATTGATTAACTCGACTCAGGAAGTATTGCTTCCTGAGTCATTTTATAGAGGTGCGCATCAACACATCTTTAGATCGATGATGAACTTGAACGAAGATAATAAAGATATTGACGTCGTCACAATCATGGATCAATTGTCACAAGAAGGTAGATTGAATGAAGCGGGTGGACCTCAGTATCTTGCAGAATTAGCGAACAACGTACCAACAACTCGAAATGTACAGTTTTATACAGATATCGTAGTTAAACACGCAATTAAACGTAAAGTGATTCAAGCGGCCGACAGTATTGCGAATGATGGTTATAACGATGAACTCGATCTCGATACAATACTTAACGATGCCGAACGACGTATATTAGAACTCTCATCTAGTCGTGAAAGTGATGGATTTAAAGACATTCGAGATGTGCTCGGAGACGTATATGAGAATGCAGAATTATTAGATCAAAATAGTGGTCAGACCCCAGGGATTCCGACTGGCTATCGTGATTTAGATCAGATGACTGCAGGCTTTAACCGTAATGATTTAATCATTTTAGCGGCACGACCATCAGTAGGTAAGACTGCCTTCGCTCTTAATATTGCACAAAAAGTTGCTACACACGAAGACCAATTTACAGTTGGTATATTTTCACTTGAGATGGGTGCAGATCAGTTAGCTACGCGTATGATTTGTAGTTCAGGAAACGTGGACTCTAATAGATTAAGAACTGGTATGATGACAGAAGAAGACTGGAATCGATTTACTATCGCAGTCGGTAAATTATCACGTACAAAGATCTTTATTGATGATACACCTGGTATTCGTATTACAGATATCCGTTCCAAATGTCGACGTTTAAAGCAAGAACACGGATTAGACATGATTGTGATTGACTATTTACAGTTAATTGCAGGCAGTGGCTCACGCTTTTCAGATAACCGTCAACAAGAAGTTTCTGAAATATCACGTACTTTAAAAGCGATCGCCCGAGAAATTGAATGTCCTGTTATCGCATTAAGTCAGTTATCCCGTGGCGTAGAACAACGTCAAGACAAACGTCCGATGATGAGTGATATTCGTGAATCAGGTTCGATAGAGCAAGATGCGGATATCGTTGCTTTCTTATACCGTGATGATTATTATAACCGCGGTGAAGAAGATGAAGACGATGACGACACAAACTTCGAACCCCAAACGAATGATGAAAATGGCGATATAGAAATTATCATTGCAAAGCAACGTAACGGCCCAACGGGTACTGTAAAACTACATTTTATGAAACAATACAACAAATTTACAGATATAGATTATGCGCATGCAGATATGTAA
- the rlmH gene encoding 23S rRNA (pseudouridine(1915)-N(3))-methyltransferase RlmH: MKITILSVGKLKEKYWKQAIAEYEKRLGAYSKIEIVEVPDEKAPENMSDKEVEQVKEKEGQRLLAKIKPQSTVITLEIKGNMLTSEGLAKELEGRMTRGQSDFTFIIGGSNGLHQDVLNRSNYALSFSKMTFPHQMMRVVLIEQIYRAFKIMRGEAYHK; the protein is encoded by the coding sequence ATGAAAATTACAATCCTTTCAGTAGGTAAACTTAAAGAGAAATACTGGAAACAAGCTATTGCAGAATATGAAAAACGCTTAGGCGCATACTCTAAAATAGAAATCGTCGAAGTTCCAGATGAAAAAGCCCCAGAAAACATGAGCGATAAAGAAGTCGAACAAGTAAAAGAAAAAGAAGGGCAGAGATTACTCGCTAAAATCAAACCACAATCCACAGTCATTACCTTAGAAATTAAAGGCAACATGCTCACTTCAGAAGGACTTGCTAAAGAATTAGAAGGAAGAATGACACGCGGCCAAAGCGACTTCACATTTATTATTGGAGGCTCAAACGGCCTGCATCAAGACGTCTTAAATCGCAGCAACTACGCACTCTCATTCAGCAAAATGACCTTCCCACACCAAATGATGCGCGTCGTCTTAATCGAACAAATCTATCGTGCATTTAAGATTATGAGGGGCGAGGCGTATCACAAATAA
- a CDS encoding MBL fold metallo-hydrolase: MNRLIQMSVLASGSTGNATYVESDKGSLLVDVGLTGKKMEELFGQIDKQIKELNGILVTHEHSDHIKGLGVLARKYGLPIYANEKTWTAIEKKDNKIPIDQKFIFNPYETHSIAGFDVESFNVSHDAIDPQFYIFHNNYKKFTMITDTGYVSDRMKGMIQGSDAFIFESNHDVDMLRMCRYPWKTKQRILSDVGHVSNEDAGHAMADVITGNTKRIYLSHLSQDNNMKDLARMSVGQVLNERDIDTERKILLCDTDKAQATPIYTL, encoded by the coding sequence GTGAATCGCTTGATACAAATGAGTGTATTAGCAAGTGGTAGTACAGGTAACGCCACTTATGTAGAAAGTGATAAAGGCAGTTTACTAGTAGATGTTGGTTTAACAGGGAAAAAAATGGAAGAACTGTTTGGCCAAATCGACAAACAAATCAAAGAATTAAATGGGATTCTCGTTACGCACGAACACTCAGACCATATTAAAGGTTTAGGAGTGCTGGCACGAAAATATGGACTGCCTATTTATGCGAATGAGAAAACATGGACAGCGATTGAAAAGAAAGATAACAAAATTCCAATCGATCAGAAATTTATCTTTAATCCATATGAAACGCATTCCATTGCAGGATTTGATGTTGAATCATTTAACGTTTCACACGACGCAATAGATCCACAATTTTACATTTTCCATAACAATTATAAGAAGTTTACGATGATTACCGATACAGGTTACGTTTCAGATCGAATGAAAGGAATGATCCAAGGCAGCGATGCCTTTATCTTTGAAAGTAACCACGACGTCGATATGTTACGCATGTGCAGATACCCTTGGAAGACGAAACAACGTATACTAAGCGACGTTGGACACGTATCTAATGAAGATGCGGGACATGCAATGGCTGATGTAATTACAGGTAATACAAAACGTATTTATCTTTCTCATCTATCACAAGACAACAATATGAAAGACTTAGCACGTATGAGCGTCGGTCAAGTACTTAATGAGCGTGATATTGATACGGAAAGAAAAATTTTGTTATGCGATACAGACAAAGCACAAGCAACACCAATATATACACTTTAA
- the yycF gene encoding response regulator YycF → MARKIVVVDDEKPIADILEFNLKKEGYEVFCAYDGNDAVDLIYDEEPDIVLLDIMLPGRDGMEVCREVRKKFEMPIIMLTAKDSEIDKVLGLELGADDYVTKPFSTRELIARVKANLRRHYSQPAQEVEEGTNEIIIKDIVIYPDAYSIKKRGEEIELTHREFELFHYLSKHMGQVMTREHLLQTVWGYDYFGDVRTVDVTIRRLREKIEDDPSHPEYIVTRRGVGYFLQQHD, encoded by the coding sequence ATGGCTAGAAAAATTGTTGTAGTCGATGATGAAAAACCAATTGCTGATATTTTAGAATTCAACCTGAAAAAAGAAGGTTATGAAGTATTTTGTGCATATGATGGAAATGATGCTGTAGATTTAATTTACGATGAAGAACCAGACATCGTATTATTAGACATCATGTTACCAGGTCGTGATGGTATGGAAGTATGTCGCGAAGTACGTAAAAAATTCGAAATGCCGATTATCATGTTAACAGCAAAAGACTCTGAAATTGATAAAGTGTTAGGTTTAGAATTAGGTGCAGATGATTACGTAACGAAACCATTTAGTACACGTGAACTTATTGCACGTGTGAAAGCAAACTTACGTCGTCATTATTCACAACCAGCCCAAGAGGTTGAAGAAGGTACAAACGAAATTATTATTAAAGATATTGTGATTTATCCTGATGCTTATTCAATTAAAAAGCGTGGCGAAGAAATAGAATTAACACATAGAGAATTTGAATTGTTCCATTATTTATCAAAACATATGGGGCAAGTAATGACACGTGAACATTTATTACAAACTGTTTGGGGTTATGATTATTTTGGTGATGTACGTACAGTAGATGTAACAATTAGACGGTTACGTGAAAAAATTGAAGACGATCCTTCACATCCTGAATATATTGTGACACGACGCGGTGTCGGATATTTTTTACAACAGCATGATTAG
- the rplI gene encoding 50S ribosomal protein L9 — protein MKVIFTQDVKGKGKKGEVKDVPVGYANNFLLKKNYAIEATPGNLKQLEQQNKAAEAERQQEIEDAKKLKEQLSELEVEVSAKTGEGGKLFGSVSTKQIAQALQEQHDIKIDKRKMDLPNGIHALGYTNVPVKLDKEVEGTIRVHTVEQ, from the coding sequence ATGAAAGTAATATTCACACAAGACGTTAAGGGAAAAGGTAAAAAAGGCGAAGTTAAAGACGTGCCTGTAGGTTATGCTAACAATTTCTTACTTAAGAAAAACTACGCAATCGAAGCGACACCAGGTAACTTAAAACAATTAGAACAACAAAATAAAGCAGCTGAAGCGGAAAGACAACAAGAAATTGAAGATGCTAAAAAATTAAAAGAACAATTAAGCGAACTTGAAGTTGAAGTTTCTGCAAAAACAGGTGAAGGCGGTAAATTATTTGGTTCAGTAAGTACTAAACAAATCGCCCAAGCGTTACAAGAGCAACATGACATTAAAATCGATAAACGTAAAATGGATTTACCAAATGGAATTCATGCATTAGGTTACACTAATGTACCTGTAAAATTAGACAAAGAAGTTGAAGGTACAATTCGCGTGCATACAGTAGAACAGTAA
- the walK gene encoding cell wall metabolism sensor histidine kinase WalK, which produces MKWLKQLQSLHTKLVIVYVLLIIIGMQIIGSYFTNKLEEELTSTFKSNIQQYAKQIEINIEKTYDKKKQGNTQKAVQNLLSEYANRQEIEEIRFVNNDQIIMATSKQATRSLIGQKTNDNSVQKSLSIGEANSHTVLKDYGNGKKRVWIYNLPVKTSNNKTIGDIYIEADINSVYNQLSDINRIFIVGTGISLLITVILGFFIARTITKPITDMRNQTSEMSKGNYTQRVKIYGNDEIGELALAFNNLSKRVQEAQANTESEKRRLDSVITHMSDGIIATDRRGRVRIVNEMALTMMGTIKEEIVGKHMLKLLKLEDDFSLDEIQENNDSFLLDINETEGIIARVNFSTIVQETGFVTGYIAVLHDVTEQQQVERERREFVANVSHELRTPLTSMNSYIEALEEGAWKDESLAPKFLSVTREETVRMIRLVNDLLQLSKMDNESEQITKEIVDFNRFINKIIDRHEMSAKDTTFVREMPEQAIFTEIDPDKMTQVFDNVITNAMKYSRGDKRVEFHVKQNALYNRMTIRVKDNGIGIPINKVEKIFDRFYRVDKARTRKMGGTGLGLAISKEIVEAHNGRIWANSVEGQGTSIFITLPIEIIEDGDWDAE; this is translated from the coding sequence ATGAAATGGCTTAAGCAACTTCAATCTTTACACACGAAACTCGTTATCGTCTACGTGTTACTGATTATTATCGGTATGCAAATTATCGGTTCTTACTTTACCAATAAACTTGAAGAAGAATTAACTTCAACTTTTAAGAGTAATATTCAACAATATGCGAAGCAGATAGAGATTAATATTGAAAAAACGTACGATAAGAAAAAGCAAGGTAACACTCAAAAAGCAGTACAAAACTTATTAAGTGAATATGCCAACAGACAAGAAATTGAAGAAATCCGGTTTGTGAATAATGACCAAATCATAATGGCAACTTCAAAGCAGGCTACACGTAGTTTAATTGGTCAAAAAACGAACGATAATTCAGTACAAAAATCATTATCTATAGGTGAGGCGAATAGTCACACTGTATTAAAAGATTACGGTAATGGTAAAAAACGTGTATGGATTTATAATTTACCGGTTAAAACTTCAAACAATAAAACAATTGGCGATATTTACATAGAAGCAGATATTAATAGTGTTTATAATCAATTGAGTGATATTAACCGAATCTTTATTGTAGGTACAGGTATTTCATTATTAATTACTGTAATATTAGGTTTCTTTATCGCAAGAACAATCACGAAACCTATTACTGATATGAGAAACCAAACTTCAGAGATGTCTAAAGGTAACTATACACAACGTGTGAAGATTTACGGAAACGATGAAATTGGTGAGCTCGCACTTGCCTTTAATAACCTATCTAAACGTGTTCAAGAAGCACAAGCGAATACTGAAAGTGAGAAACGTAGACTAGATTCCGTAATCACACACATGAGTGATGGTATTATCGCAACAGATAGACGAGGTCGTGTGCGTATCGTAAACGAAATGGCACTGACGATGATGGGTACTATTAAAGAAGAAATCGTTGGTAAACATATGTTGAAACTTCTTAAACTGGAAGATGATTTCTCTTTAGATGAAATACAAGAGAACAACGATAGCTTCCTGTTAGACATCAATGAGACGGAAGGCATTATTGCACGTGTTAATTTCAGTACAATCGTACAAGAAACAGGCTTCGTTACAGGTTATATTGCCGTGTTACACGATGTTACTGAGCAACAACAAGTTGAACGTGAACGTCGAGAATTCGTTGCCAACGTTTCACATGAGCTACGTACACCGCTTACATCTATGAATAGTTATATCGAAGCCTTAGAAGAAGGCGCTTGGAAAGATGAAAGCTTAGCCCCTAAATTCTTGTCCGTTACGAGAGAAGAAACTGTCCGCATGATTCGACTCGTGAATGATTTATTACAACTTTCTAAAATGGACAACGAATCTGAACAAATCACAAAAGAAATTGTCGATTTTAATCGCTTTATCAATAAAATTATCGATCGTCACGAAATGTCAGCGAAAGATACGACATTTGTACGAGAAATGCCAGAACAAGCCATCTTTACAGAAATTGATCCAGATAAGATGACACAAGTGTTTGATAACGTTATTACAAACGCGATGAAATATTCTCGTGGTGATAAACGTGTTGAGTTTCACGTGAAACAAAACGCATTATATAATCGTATGACGATACGCGTGAAAGATAATGGTATCGGTATCCCGATTAATAAAGTAGAGAAGATTTTTGATCGCTTCTACCGTGTAGATAAAGCACGTACACGTAAAATGGGTGGTACTGGATTAGGTTTAGCGATTTCTAAAGAAATTGTAGAAGCACACAATGGTCGTATTTGGGCTAACAGTGTGGAAGGTCAAGGTACCTCAATCTTTATTACATTACCGATTGAGATAATAGAAGATGGTGATTGGGATGCGGAGTAA
- a CDS encoding adenylosuccinate synthase: MSSIVVVGTQWGDEGKGKITDFLAEQADVIARFSGGNNAGHTIKFGGETYKLHLVPSGIFYKEKLAVIGNGVVVDPVALLKELDGLNERGISTDNLRISNRAQVILPYHLKQDEYEEERRGDNKIGTTKKGIGPAYVDKAQRIGIRIADLLDKETFEQLLKQNIEYKSAYFKGMFDKDCPSFDEIFEEYYAAGQRLAPFVTDTAKVLDDALIDEEKVLFEGAQGVMLDIDHGTYPFVTSSNPVAGNVTVGGGVGPTSVSKVIGVCKAYTSRVGDGPFPTELFDDDGHHIREVGREYGTTTGRPRRVGWFDSVVLRHSCRASGITDLSINSIDVLTGLDNVKICTAYEIDGKEITEYPANLKDLERSKPIFETLPGWTEDVTQCRSLEELPLNARKYLERISELCNVDISIFSVGPDRNQTNLLKSLW; encoded by the coding sequence ATGTCATCAATCGTAGTTGTTGGGACACAATGGGGAGATGAAGGTAAAGGTAAGATTACAGACTTTTTAGCAGAACAAGCTGACGTGATTGCACGTTTTTCAGGCGGTAATAACGCAGGACATACAATTAAATTTGGTGGAGAAACTTATAAATTACATTTAGTACCATCAGGTATTTTTTACAAAGAAAAACTAGCAGTCATTGGTAACGGCGTTGTAGTCGATCCAGTTGCATTGCTAAAAGAATTAGATGGTTTAAATGAAAGAGGTATCTCTACAGATAATTTACGTATTTCAAACCGTGCGCAAGTTATTTTACCTTATCATCTCAAACAAGATGAATATGAAGAAGAACGCCGTGGAGACAATAAAATCGGCACAACTAAAAAAGGTATCGGTCCAGCTTATGTAGATAAAGCTCAACGTATCGGTATCCGTATTGCTGATTTATTAGATAAAGAAACATTTGAACAATTATTAAAACAAAATATTGAATATAAATCAGCTTACTTCAAAGGCATGTTTGATAAAGACTGCCCATCATTTGATGAAATTTTTGAAGAATATTATGCAGCTGGTCAGCGTTTAGCACCATTTGTTACAGATACTGCGAAAGTGCTAGACGACGCATTAATCGATGAAGAAAAGGTATTATTCGAAGGTGCCCAAGGGGTAATGTTAGATATTGACCATGGTACATACCCGTTCGTCACATCAAGTAACCCAGTTGCAGGTAACGTAACAGTCGGTGGCGGTGTAGGTCCTACATCAGTATCTAAAGTTATTGGTGTTTGTAAAGCTTACACATCTCGTGTAGGAGATGGCCCATTCCCAACAGAACTCTTTGATGATGACGGTCATCATATTCGTGAAGTCGGCCGTGAATACGGTACAACTACAGGTCGTCCGCGTCGTGTAGGTTGGTTTGACTCAGTAGTGTTACGTCATTCATGCAGAGCCAGTGGTATTACAGATTTATCTATCAACTCAATCGACGTACTGACTGGTTTAGATAATGTTAAAATCTGTACTGCTTATGAAATTGATGGAAAAGAAATTACAGAGTATCCAGCAAACCTTAAAGATTTAGAACGCAGTAAACCAATCTTTGAAACATTACCAGGTTGGACTGAAGATGTAACACAATGCCGTTCATTAGAAGAATTACCATTGAATGCACGTAAGTATCTAGAACGTATTTCAGAATTATGTAATGTAGATATTTCAATCTTCTCTGTCGGCCCAGACCGTAATCAAACAAATTTACTTAAATCATTATGGTAA
- a CDS encoding macrolide family glycosyltransferase gives MSKILFVNPGSTGHLNPTIALCKALVERGEEIVYYASDQYKDKFNHIDMEVRTLPTQPIIEAFTTFKPNNLYNVINGLLNTVDHIVPQILEEIQDEQYDYLIYDSMFGCGNIISQKLNIPTIASVTSFAHTKQTFDFLLNKFAEILSEDELKQADKNFNKLKEAVETKYDVRVPNRFEVMHNPGDLNLSYVMENFQINKELFDSDRYYFAGPSVKKPQPSEFVQNLDTSKPLIYISLGTVFNKNIGFFNKCIQALKDLNITVVTSVGEDKQLEDFDKIPNNFILKSYVPQMEVLEHTSLFITHAGMNSTNEAILSGVPMIAMPQSADQPVVAQQIENLNLGIQLNSEAVTPTDIKEAVKTMLDKQDEYKRNISKIIDNKQQQKPGFELAADRVIAFRDAHCKS, from the coding sequence TTGTCTAAAATATTATTCGTTAATCCTGGTTCAACAGGACATCTCAACCCAACCATCGCTTTATGTAAAGCATTAGTCGAACGCGGAGAAGAGATTGTGTATTATGCAAGTGATCAATACAAAGATAAGTTCAATCATATTGATATGGAAGTTCGAACGCTTCCTACGCAACCTATCATAGAAGCATTCACAACATTTAAGCCAAATAATTTGTACAATGTTATTAATGGACTGTTAAATACCGTAGACCACATTGTTCCGCAAATTTTAGAAGAAATTCAAGATGAACAGTATGATTATTTAATCTATGATTCAATGTTCGGTTGTGGCAATATTATTTCTCAAAAGTTAAACATACCTACTATTGCGTCAGTTACTTCGTTTGCACATACTAAACAAACCTTTGACTTTCTATTAAATAAATTTGCAGAGATACTTTCTGAAGATGAATTAAAACAAGCAGATAAAAATTTCAATAAATTAAAAGAAGCAGTTGAAACTAAATATGACGTTCGTGTGCCTAATCGGTTTGAAGTTATGCATAACCCCGGTGATTTAAACTTGTCTTATGTTATGGAGAACTTCCAAATTAACAAAGAACTGTTCGATTCAGATAGATATTACTTTGCAGGTCCGTCTGTTAAGAAACCACAACCGTCAGAATTTGTACAAAATTTAGATACTTCGAAACCATTAATTTATATTTCGCTCGGCACAGTATTTAACAAAAATATTGGTTTTTTCAATAAATGTATTCAAGCGCTTAAAGATTTAAATATCACTGTAGTCACTTCTGTAGGCGAGGATAAACAACTTGAAGATTTTGATAAAATACCTAATAACTTTATCCTAAAGTCTTATGTGCCTCAAATGGAAGTATTAGAACATACTTCTCTATTTATTACACATGCAGGGATGAATAGTACAAACGAAGCTATTTTATCAGGGGTTCCGATGATTGCAATGCCACAGAGTGCAGATCAACCTGTTGTGGCTCAACAAATTGAAAATTTAAACTTAGGTATTCAGTTAAATTCTGAAGCAGTCACACCTACCGATATAAAGGAAGCGGTAAAGACAATGTTAGACAAACAAGACGAATATAAGCGTAATATAAGTAAGATTATAGATAACAAACAACAACAGAAACCTGGATTTGAATTAGCAGCGGATCGTGTAATTGCTTTCCGCGATGCACATTGTAAGTCTTAA